One window from the genome of Candidatus Omnitrophota bacterium encodes:
- a CDS encoding efflux RND transporter permease subunit — MAEPKDSTQEKENPSRPEKKSSSLMDVGASAAETEDGISRRGAGAAAFAVRFPVTISMLFIGVIMLGWISLSRLPTNLFPDLRAPRITVMADSPGLAPQEVERIVIEPLEGRLSTIRGVDKVSSVSRADGGAIIIDFNWGTDMDFAMLEVKKNVQGANIEEIESLTTLRYDPNALPVLTLGLTGTRSGEELHYLAERTIGPALERIKGVARAEITGGDMPEVKCMLNPELLHFYGLTIDNVAQALQDANVSASGGWVDEGNQRYMIRAIGEIKKLEEVSQSVVGYSAGVPIYLTDLGEAKWGYEEPVNAVRMDNRNGVGIAVYKEAGSNTVEVVSEVRKFLGKTEAAPKPPTIQSGTPGSFGQSVEEPSIIPKDVKIEVAYDQSLFITRSIAEVKSTAMQGVVLAALILLVFLRNLRTTIIVSLSIPVSIIATFNLMYFMGLSLNIMTLGGLALGAGMLVDNAIVVIENIFLRRQVGDSSNQAAMRGAGEVASAITSSTLTTVVVFVPIAYMGGVTAQLFKEQALTVVFSLMTSLIVALMMIPALCSRYLKEVPKFQKDTEGWYASLLRLALRRRLMTSLIVFLFCLSIIPVAGYIQQEFIPQAAESQFIIKMRMPPGTRLETTEIAAKNMEGWLMNDLGENIEHVFTRVGPKPEDTGAIDEDPEGPNTAEILVSLKEGSKIGVPKVIEYLEPRYQSIYGLTVNYLMSQTSLSTLLGGSKAAIIVELKGRDLDNLASIAREVKRRMDRLEAATNVRTTILEGNPEVHLIPDRVIMTEVGLDQQQLVSLVKSQLRGVVATSIQDIDQTKDIRVQLGDGKMNLPELLDTMIPVGTAKAVTLDKLVSYKIEPGPREIIHRDQERIARVFADVSEGHKLSDAIASVKDAIGSMQLPPNYAIRFGGEEERREESFGRLRFALILALILVYMVMASLFESLLHPFVIMFSMPLAVIGVIWAFILTGQTLNLMGYIGIIMLAGIVVNNAIVLVDYINHLRRDEGVEMHEAIVRSGIRRLRPILMTTLTTVLALVPLALGYGEGAEIRAPMAVAVIGGLLSSTVLTLLIIPVIYSLFEDAVAALGRALTWLASWSLKFRKQEAGLRDSEV, encoded by the coding sequence ATGGCTGAACCGAAAGATTCCACTCAGGAAAAAGAAAATCCTTCCCGTCCTGAAAAGAAATCGTCTTCCTTAATGGACGTTGGCGCTTCCGCGGCGGAAACGGAAGACGGGATCTCGCGCCGAGGCGCGGGGGCGGCCGCTTTCGCCGTCCGATTTCCCGTCACCATATCCATGCTTTTCATCGGCGTTATCATGCTGGGTTGGATATCGCTCAGCAGACTCCCAACCAATCTATTCCCCGATTTGCGCGCTCCCCGCATCACCGTTATGGCGGATTCGCCGGGACTGGCGCCGCAAGAAGTCGAACGCATCGTCATCGAACCTCTGGAAGGACGCCTATCCACCATCCGGGGCGTGGACAAAGTCTCCAGCGTATCGCGGGCGGACGGCGGCGCCATCATCATTGATTTCAATTGGGGTACGGACATGGACTTCGCCATGTTGGAGGTGAAGAAAAACGTTCAGGGCGCCAATATCGAAGAAATCGAAAGCCTCACTACTCTACGCTACGATCCGAACGCCCTTCCCGTTTTGACCTTGGGACTGACCGGAACCCGTTCCGGCGAAGAATTGCATTACCTGGCGGAACGCACCATCGGTCCCGCCTTGGAACGAATCAAAGGCGTGGCCCGGGCGGAGATTACGGGAGGCGACATGCCGGAAGTCAAGTGCATGTTGAATCCGGAGTTGCTTCATTTTTACGGTCTTACCATCGATAACGTCGCCCAAGCGCTGCAAGACGCCAACGTCAGCGCTTCCGGAGGATGGGTGGATGAAGGCAACCAGCGCTACATGATCCGAGCCATCGGCGAAATCAAAAAACTTGAGGAAGTTTCGCAATCCGTCGTCGGCTACTCGGCGGGCGTTCCCATCTACTTGACGGATTTGGGCGAAGCGAAATGGGGTTACGAAGAACCGGTGAACGCCGTCCGCATGGATAACCGTAACGGCGTGGGCATCGCCGTCTATAAAGAAGCGGGCAGCAATACAGTGGAAGTTGTCAGCGAAGTCCGCAAATTCTTAGGAAAAACGGAAGCCGCTCCCAAACCTCCGACCATTCAAAGCGGAACCCCTGGATCGTTTGGACAAAGCGTTGAAGAACCTTCCATCATCCCCAAAGACGTAAAAATCGAAGTCGCTTATGACCAATCTCTGTTCATCACGCGCTCCATTGCGGAAGTGAAAAGCACCGCCATGCAAGGCGTCGTATTAGCGGCGCTGATTTTGCTGGTTTTCTTGCGCAATCTTCGGACGACGATCATCGTTTCTCTCTCCATTCCCGTTTCCATTATCGCCACGTTCAATCTCATGTATTTTATGGGACTTTCCCTCAATATTATGACGCTGGGCGGTTTGGCGTTGGGAGCCGGCATGTTGGTGGATAACGCCATCGTGGTCATCGAGAATATTTTTCTTCGCCGCCAGGTGGGAGATTCTTCCAATCAAGCAGCGATGAGAGGAGCGGGAGAAGTGGCGTCGGCCATCACGTCCTCCACGCTCACGACGGTGGTGGTTTTTGTTCCCATCGCCTATATGGGAGGGGTTACGGCGCAATTGTTCAAAGAACAGGCGTTGACGGTCGTCTTTTCTCTAATGACTTCGCTGATCGTCGCCTTGATGATGATACCCGCCCTTTGTTCCCGTTATTTAAAAGAAGTGCCGAAATTCCAGAAAGATACGGAAGGTTGGTACGCCAGTTTACTAAGATTGGCGTTGCGCCGGCGTCTTATGACTTCCTTGATCGTTTTTCTTTTCTGCCTCTCCATCATTCCCGTTGCCGGTTATATACAACAAGAATTCATACCTCAGGCGGCGGAATCCCAATTCATAATTAAAATGCGGATGCCGCCGGGAACAAGGCTGGAAACGACAGAAATCGCCGCCAAAAACATGGAAGGGTGGCTGATGAACGACTTGGGCGAAAATATCGAACACGTTTTCACTCGCGTCGGCCCCAAGCCGGAAGACACCGGCGCCATCGATGAAGATCCCGAAGGCCCCAACACGGCGGAGATTCTAGTGTCTTTGAAAGAAGGATCGAAAATCGGCGTGCCCAAAGTCATCGAATACCTGGAGCCGCGCTATCAATCCATCTATGGCCTGACGGTGAATTACTTAATGTCGCAAACCTCTCTTTCCACATTGCTCGGCGGCAGCAAGGCAGCCATTATCGTGGAATTGAAAGGACGCGATCTCGACAATTTGGCCAGCATCGCCAGGGAAGTCAAAAGGCGCATGGATCGGCTTGAGGCTGCGACGAACGTCCGGACGACGATTCTTGAAGGGAATCCCGAAGTGCACCTTATTCCGGATCGCGTCATTATGACGGAAGTTGGATTGGATCAGCAACAGCTGGTATCCTTAGTCAAAAGCCAATTGCGGGGCGTGGTGGCGACCAGCATACAAGACATCGATCAAACCAAGGATATCCGGGTTCAACTCGGCGACGGCAAAATGAACCTGCCGGAATTGTTGGATACGATGATTCCGGTCGGAACGGCTAAAGCGGTAACATTGGATAAATTGGTCTCCTATAAAATCGAACCCGGTCCGCGAGAAATTATACATCGCGACCAGGAACGCATTGCGCGGGTGTTCGCGGACGTTTCCGAAGGGCATAAGTTGAGCGACGCCATCGCCTCCGTGAAAGACGCTATCGGCTCCATGCAGCTTCCGCCCAATTACGCTATCCGCTTCGGCGGAGAAGAGGAACGCCGCGAGGAGTCCTTCGGCAGGCTGCGATTCGCGCTCATTCTCGCCTTAATTCTCGTATACATGGTCATGGCGTCGCTCTTCGAATCGCTGCTCCATCCCTTCGTCATCATGTTCTCCATGCCGCTGGCGGTGATCGGCGTGATCTGGGCCTTTATTCTCACCGGGCAGACGCTCAACTTGATGGGTTATATCGGCATCATTATGTTGGCGGGAATTGTGGTCAACAATGCTATCGTTTTAGTGGACTACATCAATCATCTGCGCAGGGACGAAGGCGTCGAAATGCATGAAGCCATCGTGCGTTCAGGCATCCGAAGGCTGCGGCCGATTCTCATGACGACGCTAACGACGGTATTGGCGCTCGTGCCGCTGGCTCTCGGATACGGAGAAGGTGCAGAAATCCGGGCGCCTATGGCCGTCGCCGTAATTGGAGGCTTGCTTTCCTCCACGGTACTGACGCTGTTAATCATTCCCGTCATTTACAGCCTCTTCGAAGACGCCGTCGCCGCTTTAGGACGCGCTTTGACCTGGCTGGCTTCCTGGAGTTTGAAATTCCGCAAACAGGAAGCCGGTTTGCGGGATTCGGAAGTCTAA
- a CDS encoding efflux RND transporter periplasmic adaptor subunit, producing MKSLRSLLVFLLLAAMLSACWKSGVGPQGAQNAGKPGDPKWGKPEKPKFKIPVTVAQLKRGRMYAYLQAVGTVVPMKEIELKPEMMARIYYTKRWLEGDEVKKNEKFASMDDRELNIRINEADLNLELSKSAVMPAKAQLDKASKDVEFRKAMLDRGAISKSEYDQAVLTCIQQDNRYEQAQKDVFARQMALDKLKQEQEKVDIIFPFDGILLPAKQSLASSQREGNETDLTLLNGLQVGTGTVLCRLADLDRVYVALDVPAKDLLDIKEGMVVELEIYSRVGATYTGTVKEISTGLNASTRTYTVNVLVENPKHELRPGMFAKARIITDEKIDAISIPRELVLLRNNRSVVFAVKEKPKEEQKDGVQKESPTPSKSEDKAIAKKEGFEKVAQAAEEIKKTSDEANLTPEEEEFAEFKEFLAPTPAPEPISYIAEEREVTTGIENREFVEIINGLKEGDQLVVLGYETLTDGVDISITIREENFDETVKPLNPTN from the coding sequence ATGAAATCTCTTCGATCTCTCCTTGTATTCCTTCTCCTCGCAGCCATGTTATCTGCCTGTTGGAAAAGCGGCGTCGGTCCGCAGGGAGCGCAAAACGCCGGGAAACCAGGCGATCCCAAGTGGGGCAAGCCCGAAAAGCCTAAATTCAAGATTCCCGTTACTGTTGCCCAACTGAAGCGGGGAAGAATGTACGCCTATCTGCAAGCGGTGGGCACGGTCGTTCCGATGAAAGAGATCGAACTCAAGCCGGAAATGATGGCCCGCATCTATTACACCAAGCGCTGGCTGGAAGGCGACGAAGTGAAAAAGAACGAGAAATTCGCCTCCATGGACGACCGCGAGCTCAATATCCGCATCAACGAAGCGGATTTGAACCTGGAACTCTCCAAATCCGCCGTTATGCCCGCCAAGGCTCAACTCGATAAAGCATCGAAAGACGTGGAATTCCGCAAAGCCATGCTGGACCGCGGCGCTATCTCCAAATCCGAATACGACCAAGCCGTTCTGACCTGCATTCAGCAGGATAACCGCTACGAACAAGCGCAAAAAGACGTCTTCGCCAGGCAAATGGCGCTGGATAAGTTAAAACAAGAACAAGAGAAAGTGGATATCATCTTTCCTTTCGACGGCATATTGCTGCCCGCCAAACAAAGTCTCGCTAGTTCCCAGCGCGAAGGAAACGAAACCGATCTCACCCTGTTGAACGGCCTGCAAGTGGGTACGGGTACGGTTTTATGCCGCCTAGCCGATCTGGACCGGGTATACGTGGCTCTCGACGTTCCCGCCAAAGATCTGCTTGATATTAAAGAAGGAATGGTCGTCGAACTGGAAATCTATTCCCGCGTCGGCGCAACCTATACGGGAACGGTCAAGGAAATCTCCACCGGTCTGAACGCCAGCACTCGCACCTATACGGTCAACGTGCTGGTGGAAAATCCCAAGCACGAATTGCGTCCGGGCATGTTCGCTAAAGCCCGCATCATTACGGACGAGAAGATCGACGCCATCAGCATCCCCCGCGAATTAGTGCTGCTGCGCAACAACCGCAGCGTCGTTTTCGCCGTGAAGGAAAAACCGAAGGAAGAACAAAAGGACGGCGTCCAAAAGGAATCGCCTACGCCATCCAAAAGCGAAGACAAGGCCATCGCTAAAAAAGAAGGATTCGAAAAAGTCGCGCAGGCCGCCGAAGAGATAAAAAAGACTTCGGATGAAGCGAATCTGACGCCGGAAGAGGAGGAATTCGCCGAATTCAAAGAATTTCTTGCGCCAACTCCCGCGCCAGAGCCGATTTCCTATATCGCGGAAGAAAGGGAAGTGACAACGGGAATCGAAAACCGCGAATTCGTTGAAATCATCAACGGCTTGAAAGAGGGAGATCAATTAGTGGTTCTCGGCTACGAAACCCTGACCGACGGCGTCGATATCAGCATTACCATTCGCGAAGAAAACTTCGACGAAACCGTCAAACCATTGAATCCAACGAATTGA
- a CDS encoding efflux RND transporter permease subunit yields MKLAEIAVHRPITTIMFFAAIVLLGLVSVVQLPMQILPNISPPYGAVRCFLRQTMSIEELERKVIKPIEGEIAQLPNVKSFHAHSWGSRGAFFFIEFEFGTNVKYKIVDLQDRLEQFRRKNFEKRAIEIFSFPFDTDWANKSLMDLVLKGPRSDPYLEGFNTDRLQQKLQDIDGVASADIWGGKRRSVDVTIFQDRLREFGVPMWRVINRIRTFANEPVFLGDIEDKNNRYYVRLDGQFGNTSEIEDVAVTNTGNIAVRHLGEAKDVFRSRRWLRRVDGQPALGIELSKEALVNPIDLSNRARKVIEEINEKELPDGYQLDIVWDAADEIRYFLKTLSKLALMGIVLSMIILYAFIRNVRMALIVCLVIPISIVATFNAMYFSEMSINIISLLGLAVGVGCLIDSSIVVLENIFRHHEHGREAIFSAKIGSREVGMAVFALTLTNVLVFLPIVFIEGEIRLIFTEGALAIVYPMAISMLVALTLVPMATSRILYWLDKRKKIAGAALSESKIALPLASRKPFFQRIAPQPLLRFIRRIPLPNMLASKSYYGIILKSCLRHRVRFLIGIVLVILYTYYYTMTGIGKDVMETPEDDEWFEVYVYLPNGTKQDYTLNVVSKVEDMLLAQVTEAKNTHSWVRDDSARISIHLKPMSERKRESATIKEELRPYMEQFTEAEVTFNYTRARGENEAPPVDTGRGGLIEIRGPEYNQIDAISENLAEVLGQVPGVRDVASENEPGPLEAQFRMDRDAAALLRITPQLVAQSIQVSQRRSDFAQIQMKKGDDEIDIIFTQIENPAELDKVKDKDSDMEGITFEELRQVPIFSPSLNSTVTLEELGRLDIRRGMANIAREDRERIGRIRFQTAATSNYGDIEAAVKEVIAAYPTPAGYRITLGGKTRTWDEGIKAIKTIVYLAMLLTYMCIAALFESFSQPLVIMGAIPLSIIGIVWALLLTNTPFTELAGLGCIFLIGMLPNSAILLVHFAGHLRREKNFTRERAIMMSGYTRLRPIFMTVLTTILGLLPMALSWRGDEEWVPFAITVIGGLASSTILTLVIVPGFYFIVEDLANLFSRCSRYMTSFRWLLFFWSRKRRMEKRQELTAYRIKPPREEPLLIDIDHLTRIYPPSRLESWGKSLTRVFRSASLSPVQGFIPQPAAPDAVSTRARIKALDMVSLDVQPGLFGLLGPNGAGKTTLLRLIAGIDQATRGYLSICGYDMKSEAKKAQKLIGYLPQHFGVYSHMTAYQYLEYFALLKGMKQKKERKEAILRALEMVNLLDREKVPVGQFSGGMMRRIGLAQIFVSPPKVLIVDEPTAGLDPLERVRFRNLLAQLAKDRIVILSTHIVEDVAHSCRHMALVNEGKILYQGSPDDLVATARGKVWEYSVFENQDEWRYIRSHYVVAGQTHTADGIRMRIVSNDPPGSSANSVEPNLEDAYLYHIHVKDKQQ; encoded by the coding sequence ATGAAATTAGCTGAAATCGCCGTCCATAGACCCATAACCACCATCATGTTTTTCGCCGCGATCGTGCTGCTGGGATTGGTTTCCGTCGTGCAACTCCCCATGCAAATTCTGCCCAACATCTCCCCCCCCTACGGCGCCGTGCGCTGTTTTCTGCGGCAAACCATGAGCATAGAGGAACTGGAGCGGAAAGTTATCAAACCCATCGAAGGGGAAATCGCGCAACTTCCCAACGTCAAGAGTTTTCACGCCCATAGCTGGGGCAGCCGCGGAGCGTTCTTTTTCATCGAATTCGAATTCGGAACCAACGTCAAATACAAAATTGTCGATCTGCAAGACCGGCTCGAGCAATTCCGCCGCAAGAATTTTGAAAAACGGGCTATCGAGATATTCTCCTTTCCCTTCGATACGGATTGGGCCAACAAAAGCCTTATGGACCTTGTGTTGAAAGGCCCCCGTTCCGATCCCTATCTGGAGGGATTCAACACGGACCGCCTGCAACAAAAATTACAGGACATTGACGGCGTGGCCAGTGCAGATATATGGGGCGGCAAACGGCGCTCCGTCGACGTAACGATCTTCCAGGACCGGTTGCGCGAGTTCGGCGTCCCCATGTGGAGAGTCATCAACCGGATCCGGACCTTCGCCAACGAACCCGTCTTTCTTGGCGACATCGAAGACAAGAATAACCGCTACTACGTCCGCCTAGACGGCCAGTTCGGCAATACGTCGGAAATCGAAGACGTCGCCGTGACCAACACCGGAAACATCGCCGTTCGCCATTTGGGCGAAGCGAAGGACGTCTTCCGCTCGCGGCGTTGGCTGCGGCGAGTCGATGGCCAGCCCGCACTCGGCATCGAATTGTCGAAGGAAGCGCTGGTCAATCCCATCGATCTTTCGAACCGCGCCCGCAAGGTGATAGAGGAAATCAACGAAAAAGAACTTCCGGACGGCTATCAATTGGACATTGTCTGGGATGCGGCGGACGAAATTCGCTATTTTTTGAAAACGCTCTCCAAACTCGCTCTTATGGGGATCGTCCTCTCTATGATTATCCTTTACGCATTCATTCGCAATGTCCGGATGGCGCTCATCGTCTGCCTGGTTATACCCATTTCCATCGTAGCGACGTTCAACGCGATGTACTTCAGCGAGATGTCGATCAATATCATCTCGCTCCTGGGGTTGGCGGTCGGCGTGGGATGCCTGATCGACAGTTCGATCGTCGTGCTGGAAAACATCTTCCGGCACCATGAACACGGGCGAGAAGCTATCTTTTCCGCCAAAATCGGCAGCAGGGAAGTTGGCATGGCGGTATTCGCCCTGACGTTGACCAACGTTCTCGTATTTCTTCCCATCGTCTTTATCGAAGGCGAAATCCGGCTTATTTTTACGGAAGGAGCGCTGGCTATCGTCTATCCCATGGCCATCTCCATGCTCGTCGCGTTAACCCTGGTGCCGATGGCAACCTCCCGCATCCTTTATTGGCTGGATAAAAGAAAAAAAATTGCCGGAGCGGCGTTAAGCGAATCGAAAATCGCTCTCCCGCTAGCCAGCCGCAAGCCTTTTTTCCAACGAATCGCGCCCCAACCTCTTTTGCGTTTTATCCGGCGCATCCCCCTGCCGAATATGCTGGCGTCGAAGAGCTATTACGGCATTATTCTCAAGAGCTGTCTGCGCCACCGCGTGCGCTTTTTGATCGGCATCGTTCTGGTTATTCTCTACACCTATTACTACACTATGACCGGCATTGGAAAAGACGTCATGGAAACGCCGGAAGACGACGAATGGTTCGAAGTCTATGTCTATTTGCCGAACGGAACCAAGCAGGATTACACCCTTAACGTCGTTTCCAAAGTCGAAGATATGCTACTGGCGCAAGTTACCGAAGCGAAAAACACTCATAGTTGGGTTCGAGACGATTCCGCTCGCATTAGCATCCACTTGAAACCCATGTCGGAGCGAAAGCGCGAATCCGCCACGATTAAGGAAGAACTGCGCCCTTATATGGAGCAATTCACCGAAGCCGAAGTAACGTTCAACTACACCCGCGCGCGGGGCGAAAACGAAGCCCCGCCCGTGGATACCGGACGCGGAGGATTGATTGAAATTCGCGGTCCGGAATACAACCAAATCGACGCTATCTCGGAAAATCTGGCCGAAGTCCTTGGCCAAGTTCCCGGCGTACGCGACGTCGCCAGTGAAAACGAACCCGGCCCTCTGGAAGCCCAATTCAGAATGGACCGCGACGCGGCGGCCCTTCTACGAATCACGCCTCAACTCGTCGCCCAATCCATCCAAGTCTCACAAAGGCGAAGCGACTTTGCGCAAATCCAGATGAAAAAAGGGGATGACGAAATCGATATCATCTTCACCCAGATCGAAAATCCCGCCGAATTGGATAAAGTAAAAGACAAAGACTCGGATATGGAAGGCATTACCTTTGAAGAATTGAGGCAAGTCCCCATCTTCTCGCCTTCCCTGAATTCCACCGTAACGCTGGAAGAATTGGGAAGGCTGGATATTCGCCGAGGCATGGCGAATATCGCCAGGGAAGACCGGGAACGCATCGGACGCATCCGCTTTCAAACCGCCGCGACTTCCAATTACGGAGATATTGAGGCAGCCGTCAAGGAAGTCATCGCCGCCTATCCCACCCCGGCGGGATACCGCATCACCCTGGGCGGCAAAACGCGCACGTGGGATGAAGGCATCAAAGCGATCAAAACGATCGTCTATCTCGCTATGTTGCTCACTTATATGTGCATCGCCGCCCTTTTCGAATCTTTCAGCCAACCCCTGGTGATTATGGGAGCAATCCCCCTCTCGATCATCGGCATCGTCTGGGCGTTGTTACTGACGAATACGCCCTTCACGGAATTGGCGGGGCTGGGCTGCATCTTTCTAATCGGGATGCTGCCCAACAGCGCTATTCTGCTCGTTCACTTCGCCGGGCATCTGCGCCGGGAAAAGAACTTTACGCGGGAACGGGCGATCATGATGTCTGGCTATACCCGCCTGCGGCCCATCTTCATGACCGTCCTCACTACGATTTTGGGACTTTTACCGATGGCGCTCTCCTGGCGCGGCGACGAGGAATGGGTGCCCTTCGCCATCACCGTCATCGGCGGTTTGGCGAGTTCGACCATATTGACTCTGGTTATCGTCCCCGGCTTTTATTTCATTGTCGAAGACCTCGCCAACCTCTTTTCCCGCTGCTCCCGATATATGACGAGTTTTCGCTGGCTATTATTCTTTTGGAGCCGCAAGCGCCGCATGGAGAAGCGCCAGGAGCTGACGGCCTATCGCATCAAGCCGCCTCGCGAAGAACCGCTCCTGATCGATATCGACCATTTGACCCGCATCTATCCGCCCAGCCGCTTGGAATCGTGGGGAAAATCGTTGACGCGGGTTTTTCGATCGGCGTCGCTTTCTCCGGTTCAAGGCTTTATCCCCCAACCGGCGGCGCCCGACGCCGTATCCACCCGCGCCCGCATCAAAGCGCTGGATATGGTTTCCTTAGATGTCCAACCGGGACTTTTCGGACTGCTCGGTCCTAACGGCGCGGGTAAGACGACGCTCTTGCGGCTTATCGCCGGCATCGACCAGGCGACGCGGGGTTATTTGTCCATTTGCGGCTACGACATGAAAAGCGAAGCGAAAAAGGCGCAAAAATTGATCGGTTATCTTCCGCAGCATTTCGGCGTCTATTCCCACATGACCGCCTATCAATACTTGGAATATTTCGCACTCCTGAAAGGCATGAAGCAAAAAAAAGAACGCAAGGAAGCGATCTTGCGGGCCTTGGAGATGGTCAATCTTCTGGATCGGGAAAAAGTGCCCGTCGGCCAATTTTCCGGCGGCATGATGCGCCGCATCGGCCTGGCGCAAATTTTCGTCTCGCCGCCCAAGGTTCTTATTGTAGACGAGCCGACGGCGGGACTCGATCCCCTGGAGCGCGTCCGCTTCCGCAATCTTCTCGCGCAATTGGCGAAAGACCGGATCGTGATTCTTTCCACGCATATCGTCGAAGACGTCGCCCACAGTTGCCGCCACATGGCCCTGGTCAACGAAGGCAAGATTCTCTATCAAGGATCGCCGGACGATTTGGTCGCTACGGCCAGAGGCAAGGTATGGGAATATTCCGTCTTTGAAAACCAGGACGAATGGCGATACATTCGCAGCCATTACGTCGTCGCGGGACAAACGCATACAGCCGACGGCATACGGATGCGGATCGTTTCGAACGATCCCCCCGGCTCATCGGCGAATTCCGTGGAACCGAACCTGGAAGACGCGTATCTTTACCATATCCATGTGAAAGACAAACAGCAGTAG
- a CDS encoding ABC transporter permease subunit, whose translation MRDDAFEPLQPLKQSIPEKKSLLLRLWNIFTGFFTFLWRMIIGFPRLVRTIGRGSSAVSVWCVRETAYSFHLFTYTSRRFLRTEVYLALAGAFLFFGILLTQGQVDNQRDLLYYCYIFFTAIMILLAMNLLPKEREEETLEILWSQPMNRNRLIVIQLTTLTLWISLLTLAVMLVFGRYSAYQEGRWLLLYCVLTTSFAVGAITVLISTFCRHAIATGLVAMLILGVHLFWLRSLGPIELYYNPIVYAGQKAPQGAAFNLHFNRIMLIFLVGFILDYLFRRLKRTAEWFT comes from the coding sequence ATGCGGGACGACGCTTTTGAACCTTTGCAGCCGCTCAAACAATCCATTCCGGAGAAGAAGAGCCTCCTCCTGCGCCTCTGGAATATTTTTACGGGATTCTTCACCTTCTTATGGCGCATGATAATAGGCTTTCCTCGCCTAGTGCGGACCATTGGCCGGGGATCGTCGGCGGTTTCAGTATGGTGCGTCCGGGAAACCGCTTACAGTTTCCATCTCTTCACCTACACCTCCAGACGATTTTTACGCACGGAAGTCTATTTGGCGTTGGCGGGCGCTTTCCTCTTTTTCGGCATACTGCTTACGCAAGGCCAGGTGGATAACCAGCGCGACCTTTTATATTACTGTTATATCTTCTTCACCGCCATCATGATCCTTTTGGCGATGAATCTTCTGCCCAAAGAAAGAGAAGAAGAGACGCTGGAGATTTTATGGAGCCAGCCAATGAACCGCAACCGATTGATCGTCATCCAATTGACGACGTTGACCCTTTGGATATCGCTATTGACTTTGGCCGTCATGCTGGTCTTCGGACGCTATTCCGCCTATCAAGAGGGGCGTTGGCTGCTTTTGTATTGCGTCCTGACGACGTCCTTCGCCGTCGGCGCCATCACCGTCTTGATTTCTACGTTTTGCCGCCACGCTATCGCCACGGGACTGGTGGCGATGCTGATTCTCGGCGTCCATCTCTTTTGGCTGCGCTCGTTGGGGCCGATCGAACTCTACTACAATCCGATCGTTTATGCCGGACAAAAAGCTCCGCAGGGCGCGGCGTTCAATCTGCATTTCAATCGCATCATGCTGATTTTTCTTGTAGGATTCATACTCGATTATTTATTCCGGCGGCTGAAACGCACGGCGGAATGGTTTACTTGA
- a CDS encoding ABC transporter ATP-binding protein: MEILCAGLTKIYPDGTQALHGIDLEIREGLFGLLGPNGAGKTTLMEILTLLMEPTSGRLIIGGCDSRTHPMKIRSLLGYLPQFFGYYPELTAKEFLQYLGVMRGMSGWKLKKEVERVLTLVRLHEVRNKRLKTFSGGMLRRAGIAQALLGEPKALIVDEPTAGLDPEERVNFRNLLFDLGREKVVILSTHIVKDIEETCSQVALLLNGRIRFQGSPTSFIRAAKGETWEFYGTMEDAERLAGHPNLVSIREEIGGVCFRIVSPTPPRENARNVIPNLEDAYVRFLEKEKDAA; this comes from the coding sequence ATGGAAATCCTGTGCGCCGGCTTGACGAAAATCTACCCTGACGGAACCCAGGCCCTTCATGGAATCGACCTGGAGATTCGGGAAGGCCTTTTCGGCTTGCTTGGTCCCAATGGAGCGGGGAAAACGACTTTGATGGAAATTCTCACGCTCCTGATGGAACCCACGAGCGGACGTTTGATCATCGGCGGCTGCGACAGCCGCACTCATCCTATGAAAATCCGTTCGTTGTTAGGCTATTTGCCGCAGTTTTTCGGCTATTACCCCGAACTGACGGCGAAGGAATTTCTGCAATATCTCGGCGTCATGAGAGGAATGAGCGGCTGGAAGTTGAAAAAAGAAGTGGAAAGAGTTTTAACGCTCGTCCGCCTTCACGAAGTAAGAAATAAACGATTAAAAACGTTTTCCGGCGGCATGTTGCGGCGGGCCGGAATCGCGCAAGCCTTGTTAGGCGAACCGAAGGCGCTCATCGTCGACGAGCCGACCGCCGGTCTCGATCCCGAAGAGAGAGTCAATTTCCGCAACTTGTTGTTCGATTTGGGCCGCGAAAAAGTCGTCATCCTCTCCACCCACATCGTCAAAGACATCGAAGAAACCTGTTCTCAGGTGGCTTTGCTGTTGAATGGGCGCATCCGATTCCAAGGCTCTCCTACATCTTTCATCCGCGCCGCGAAAGGGGAAACGTGGGAATTCTACGGTACGATGGAAGACGCGGAAAGGCTGGCGGGCCATCCCAATCTCGTATCCATCCGCGAAGAAATCGGCGGCGTTTGCTTCCGAATCGTCTCCCCTACGCCGCCGAGAGAAAACGCCCGCAATGTCATTCCCAACCTGGAAGACGCCTATGTGCGATTTTTGGAAAAAGAAAAGGATGCCGCCTGA